CCAGCGCGTCGCGATCGAGCACGGCTGTTCGCCTTACGGCAACGCCAAGGCGCGCATGATCGCGTGGAATTTGCCCGATCCGGTTCCGGTGCATCGCGAGCCGATCTACACGCCGCGTCCGGACCTCGTTGCCGACTACCCGACCTTGCCCGACGCGAAGCAGTTTCGCGTGCCCAATATCGGCTTCTCAGTGCAGAAGGCCGCCGTTGACCGCAAGATCGCGACACAGTTCCCGCTGATCCTGAGCTCGGGCCGCCTTGTCGAATACGAAGGCGGTGGCGAGGAAACGCGGTCCAATCGATGGCTCGCCGAACTCAAGCAGCACATGTATGTCGAGATCAATCCGGCGGACGCAGCCGAGCGCGGCGTCGTCGACGGCGGCTGGGTCTGGGTGACAGGCGCGGAGAACAGCTCGCGCGCAAGGATGAAGGCGCTGGTGACCGAGCGCGTCGGTAAGGGCGTTGCCTGGATGCCGTTCCATTTCTCCGGCTGGTACGAAGGCGCCGATCTCCGGTCGAAATATCCGGCGGGAGCCGATCCCATCGTGCTCGGTGAGAGCGTCAACACGCTGACAACCTATGGCTATGATCCTGCCACCGGCATGCAGGAGCCGAAGGCTACGCTTTGTCAGATCAGGGCTGCATAAGAGGTTAGACCATGGCACGGATGAAATTCCTCTGCGATGCGGACCGTTGCATCGACTGCAATGCCTGCGTGACGGCCTGCAAGAACGAGAACGAGGTGCCCTGGGGCATCAATCGGCGGCGCGTCGTCACCATCAACGACGGCAAGCCCGGCGAGCGGTCGGTGTCGATGGCCTGCATGCATTGCACCGATGCGCCCTGCGCGTCGGTGTGCCCGGTCAAATGCATCTATCCGACCGAGGACGGCATCGTCCTGCACAACAAGGATCAGTGCATCGGCTGCGGCTATTGCTTCTACGCCTGTCCGTTCGGAGCGCCACAATATCCCCAGGTTGGGAATTTCGGCTCGCGCGGCAAGATGGACAAATGCACCTATTGCGCCGGTGGCGGCGGACCGGAGGCGCCCGGCAGCGCAGAAGAATATGCGAAATACGGCTCCAATCGTTTCGGCGAGGGCAAGCTGCCGATGTGCGCCGAGATGTGCTCGACCAAGTCGCTGCTCGCCGGTGATGGCGACATCATCGGACAACTCTACGAGGAACGCGTCGAAAAGCGTGGCTACGGCTCGGGCGCGTGGGGCTGGACGACGGCCTATCACGACGACGTCAAGACGTAAGGGAGCTGGTCTTGCGGCCGATGCAAGCGCGACGATCGAGAACCTGGGTATCAGTCATGACGGCTTTCGCACGCATTCGCTTCGCAATGCTTTTGCTGATGCTGCTCGGTCTCACGGCAGCTCCGGCGCTCGCTCAGAGGCTCGCGCCAGATGGCGCCCCCAATCCGACCGCCAGCGTCACCAACCAGAAGACGCTGCTTGAGCAGGCGCCGCGGATTCAGGGCCGGATCGACATCCCCGACGTCAAGGCCAGCGTGCTGATGCAGCCGATGG
The sequence above is drawn from the Bradyrhizobium amphicarpaeae genome and encodes:
- the fdh3B gene encoding formate dehydrogenase FDH3 subunit beta, which codes for MARMKFLCDADRCIDCNACVTACKNENEVPWGINRRRVVTINDGKPGERSVSMACMHCTDAPCASVCPVKCIYPTEDGIVLHNKDQCIGCGYCFYACPFGAPQYPQVGNFGSRGKMDKCTYCAGGGGPEAPGSAEEYAKYGSNRFGEGKLPMCAEMCSTKSLLAGDGDIIGQLYEERVEKRGYGSGAWGWTTAYHDDVKT